From a single Nakaseomyces glabratus chromosome H, complete sequence genomic region:
- the CYS3 gene encoding cystathionine gamma-lyase CYS3 (CAGL0H06369g~Ortholog(s) have cystathionine gamma-lyase activity, role in cysteine biosynthetic process via cystathionine, methionine biosynthetic process, transsulfuration and cytoplasm, nucleus localization), which translates to MGLLESDKFATKAIHAGAHEDIHGSVIEPISLSTTFKQSEPAKPIGTYEYSRSQNPNRENLEAAIASLEGGKYGLAFSSGSATTAVILQSLPQGSHAVSIGDVYGGTHRYFTKVANAHGVDTSFTNNLIEDLPKLVKDNTKLVWIESPTNPTLKVTDIQLVAENVKKINKDILLVVDNTFLSPYLSNPLKFGADIVVHSATKYINGHSDVVLGVLATNSKDIYERLQFLQNAIGCIPSPFDAWLTHRGLKTLHLRVRQASLNATKIATFLESNENVVAVNYPGLQSHPNYDVVKKQHREALGGGMISFRIKGGAEAAAKFSSSTRLFTLAESLGGIESLLEVPAVMTHGGIPKEAREASGVFDDLVRLSVGIEDGEDLLEDIKQALQKATA; encoded by the coding sequence ATGGGTCTATTAGAATCTGACAAGTTTGCTACCAAGGCTATTCATGCTGGTGCTCATGAAGACATTCATGGTTCTGTTATTGAGCCAATTTCTTTGTCTACTACTTTCAAGCAAAGCGAGCCAGCCAAGCCAATTGGTACATATGAATACTCTAGATCCCAAAACCCAAACAGAGAGAACCTAGAAGCTGCCATTGCCTCTTTGGAAGGTGGTAAGTACGGTCTTGCCTTCTCTTCCGGTTCCGCTACCACCGCTGTGATCTTGCAATCCTTGCCTCAAGGTTCTCATGCTGTCTCCATCGGTGACGTCTACGGTGGTACTCACAGATACTTCACCAAAGTTGCCAACGCCCACGGTGTTGACACTTCCTTCACCAACAACTTGATCGAAGACTTGCCAAAGCTTGTCAAGGACAACACCAAGTTGGTCTGGATCGAGTCCCCAACTAACCCAACTCTAAAGGTTACCGATATCCAATTGGTCGCTGAAAACGTcaagaagatcaacaaGGACATCCTACTGGTCGTCGACAACACATTCTTGTCCCCATACTTGTCCAACCCATTGAAGTTCGGTGCTGACATCGTCGTCCACTCCGCTACCAAGTACATCAACGGTCACTCCGATGTGGTTCTAGGTGTCTTGGCCACCAACAGCAAGGACATCTACGAAAGATTGCAATTCCTACAAAACGCCATCGGTTGTATCCCATCCCCATTCGACGCTTGGTTGACCCACCGTGGTCTAAAGACCTTGCACTTGCGTGTTAGACAAGCATCCTTGAACGCCACCAAGATCGCCACTTTCCTAGAGAGCAACGAAAACGTCGTTGCCGTCAACTACCCAGGTCTACAATCTCATCCAAACTATGATGTCGTCAAGAAGCAACACAGAGAAGCCCTAGGTGGTGGTATGATTTCTTTCAGAATCAAGGGTGGTGCCGAAGCCGCTGCTAAGTTTTCTTCCTCTACCAGACTATTCACTTTGGCTGAATCTCTAGGTGGTATCGAATCTCTACTAGAAGTCCCAGCTGTGATGACCCACGGTGGTATTCCAAAGGAAGCCAGAGAAGCCTCCGGTGTCTTTGACGATCTAGTTAGATTATCAGTCGGTATTGAAGACGGTGAAGACCTTCTAGAAGACATCAAGCAAGCTTTGCAAAAGGCCACCGCTTAA
- the SWC3 gene encoding Swc3p (CAGL0H06391g~Ortholog(s) have role in endoplasmic reticulum organization, histone exchange and Swr1 complex, mitochondrion localization) — translation MAVALRARNAVKVEDGIDTSNIIEEVDDNTKGTRSRASRRRRRRGDEEEKHSEEETYNEFNDDGTLKTEGTLQTGNGSGRPFELVAGLPCSLDVPQYNSALTFPLSVRDSGVLYSSLLSSRRTWISGEMFEVYWTRANKVPSLAIKDESIIKELESSKEQDASGKDRMQRMCDCELMAGPHTFSIKLFIVKDDEKEKKWQEEQEYKKKEKEEQKKLESEQRKKRAEEKKQMLQLKKQEREKQMQLQKEARARAKKEQAEARQRQKEEERQRKLMNKERVKEQKASTSKPKKDQNKKNSDQHMIANLNIMAQRDPELKKLMAKVANGQANMQEIEEFKRVIELAKNLPPPGTPPAKPEVQKAQSKPTDSNETSADSSKSEILQESKTNESDKKATAEQATEPKTHSEENKPESENQSRDNSEKSASSHNQEASIKKEADANSVIKKESSDGDGNKSQQPKRKYNKAPKVADELTEKEKEMQLTAFQQKYVTGAELVLEFAENTNFRFLLPKKAIIQYIPESNRYKMSWLQIHNQSDITRFYKRQVKELTRRIHNAEEKQRVTDEYNVFRDKKCPSPLFSSMTVTFSGIHVKFNSIMMNSFDPKEEVRGYMEDVLAVGTRLSGYNLWYQLDGYDDRELAERLRSELNEYEQSLKPKRQKKQ, via the coding sequence ATGGCAGTGGCACTGCGAGCTCGGAATGCCGTGAAAGTGGAAGATGGAATAGACACTagtaatattatagaaGAAGTTGACGACAACACAAAAGGAACAAGAAGCCGAGCTTCGCGGcggagaagaagaagaggagacgaagaagagaaaCACAGCGAAGAAGAGACATACAATGAGTTTAACGACGATGGTACATTGAAGACAGAAGGTACTCTACAGACTGGGAATGGAAGTGGAAGGCCGTTTGAACTGGTAGCTGGTCTACCATGTAGTTTAGATGTCCCACAATACAACTCTGCATTAACATTCCCGCTGTCAGTACGAGACTCGGGTGTATTATATAGCTCTTTGCtaagttcaagaagaacGTGGATATCAGGTGAAATGTTTGAAGTGTACTGGACTAGAGCCAACAAGGTACCTTCCTTAGCAATTAAAGATGAGAGTATAATAAAAGAGCTAGAATCTTCCAAGGAACAAGATGCAAGCGGTAAAGATAGAATGCAGAGAATGTGCGATTGTGAGTTAATGGCGGGTCCTCATACCTTTTCCATCAAACTGTTTATAGTTAAGGATGACGAGAAGGAGAAAAAATGGCAAGAGGAGCAGGAGtataagaagaaagaaaaagaagaacaaaagaaacttGAATCGGAGCAACGGAAGAAAAGAGCAgaggagaagaagcagatgcttcaattgaagaaacaggAAAGGGAGAAACAGATGCAATTACAAAAGGAAGCTAGAGCTCGGGCTAAGAAAGAGCAAGCAGAAGCACGGCAGAGgcagaaagaagaagagaggCAAAGGAAACTTATGAACAAAGAACGAGTTAAAGAACAGAAAGCTAGCACATCTAAGCCAAAAAAGGATCAGAACAAAAAGAACTCGGACCAACATATGATTGCCAACTTGAATATCATGGCACAAAGAGACCctgaattgaaaaaattgatggCCAAGGTTGCGAATGGGCAAGCTAACATGCAAGAAATAGAAGAATTCAAGAGAGTAATCGAACTGGCAAAGAATTTGCCTCCTCCGGGGACACCACCTGCAAAACCCGAAGTACAGAAAGCACAGAGTAAGCCTACGGATAGTAATGAGACTAGCGCTGACAGTAGTAAATCCGAGATACTTCAAGAATCAAAGACTAACGAAAGTGACAAAAAAGCGACTGCTGAACAAGCGACTGAACCGAAGACACATTCCGAGGAAAACAAACCAGAGAGTGAAAATCAAAGTAGGGATAATAGCGAAAAGTCTGCCTCCTCACATAATCAAGAGGCAAGTATTAAGAAGGAAGCGGATGCCAATAGCgtgataaaaaaagaaagcagcGATGGTGACGGGAATAAGAGTCAGCAACCTAAGCGTAAGTATAACAAGGCTCCAAAGGTTGCTGACGAGTTAACTGAGAAGGAGAAGGAGATGCAGCTAACAGCCTTCCAGCAGAAGTATGTGACAGGTGCTGAGCTTGTTCTTGAGTTTGCTGAAAACACGAATTTCCGTTTTCTGTTGCCCAAGAAGGCTATTATACAGTATATTCCGGAATCGAATAGGTACAAGATGTCGTGGCTGCAGATACACAACCAGAGCGACATAACGCGGTTCTACAAGAGGCAAGTGAAGGAGCTGACGAGGCGGATTCACAATGCGGAGGAGAAGCAGCGGGTTACCGACGAGTACAATGTGTTTCGGGACAAGAAGTGTCCGTCGCCGTTGTTTTCTTCGATGACTGTGACGTTTAGTGGCATACATGTCAAGTTCAACTCCATAATGATGAACAGTTTTGACCCTAAGGAGGAAGTGCGTGGGTACATGGAAGATGTGCTGGCGGTTGGGACGCGGTTGTCTGGGTATAACCTGTGGTATCAGCTGGATGGGTACGATGACCGTGAGTTAGCGGAGCGGTTGCGGTCTGAGCTGAACGAGTACGAGCAGTCTTTGAAACCCAAGAGACAGAAGAAGCAGTAA
- the CCW14 gene encoding Ccw14p (CAGL0H06413g~Putative GPI-linked cell wall protein), with product MRAAVVSAVVLGLFSQVLATPPACLLACVAQVSKQSSQCHTLNQVGCFCENENTAIKNCLDSICPNGNSDAAYTAFKNSCGDVGKAVASVSSSMSSSMSSSASSSMSSSMSSSSSSSSSASSSISSVSSSTSSVVTTGSSSAPKVSESTTSTPSSTASSTFTITSSKPSSVSSTKTSQKPSSSHAISTFSAGANAINAGSGLAVIAAAALLI from the coding sequence atgcgtgctgctgttgtttcTGCTGTTGTTTTGGGTCTTTTCTCCCAGGTCTTGGCCACTCCTCCAGCTTGTTTGCTGGCCTGTGTTGCTCAAGTTAGCAAGCAATCCTCTCAATGCCACACTCTGAACCAAGTCGGCTGTTTCTGCGAGAACGAAAACACCGCCATCAAGAACTGTCTAGACTCTATCTGTCCAAACGGTAACAGCGACGCCGCTTACACCGCTTTCAAGAACTCCTGTGGTGACGTCGGAAAGGCTGTCGCATCTGTCTCTAGCTCCATGTCTAGCTCAATGTCTAGTTCTGCTTCTAGCTCAATGTCTAGCTCCATGTCTAGCTCTTCTAGCTCTTCTAGTTCTGCTTCTAGTTCCATCTCTTCCGTCTCTTCCAGTACTTCCTCTGTTGTTACCACTggctcttcttctgctcCAAAGGTCTCTGAGTCTACTACCTCCACTCCTTCCTCTACCGCATCTTCTACTTTCACCATCACTTCTTCCAAGCCTTCCTCAGTCTCCTCTACCAAGACCTCCCAAAAGCCATCCTCATCCCACGCTATCTCCACTTTCAGCGCTGGTGCTAACGCCATCAACGCTGGCTCCGGTTTGGCTGTCATCGCCGCCGCTGCTCTATTGATCTGA
- the ECM19 gene encoding Ecm19p (CAGL0H06435g~Ortholog(s) have mitochondrion localization) has translation MSRIRGFDLVTIGVVSLVGIYTGARFFEPIVLGQLEKDGHLRKDVAVPKYDEDGNLVVPQGTFAGATAPANISTGTGTTTSTSTPNPGNLGNLGNSGTPGDST, from the coding sequence ATGAGTCGTATTCGAGGGTTTGATCTAGTTACCATTGGTGTTGTGTCGCTTGTAGGTATATACACTGGGGCTAGGTTTTTCGAGCCCATAGTGCTGGGACAACTAGAGAAGGATGGCCACTTGCGCAAGGACGTAGCAGTACCGAAGTATGATGAGGACGGTAATCTAGTTGTGCCTCAAGGCACATTTGCAGGTGCGACAGCACCTGCAAATATAAGTACAGGTACAGGTACAACTACAAGTACAAGTACACCCAACCCAGGAAACCTGGGAAACCTGGGAAACTCGGGAACTCCGGGAGACTCTACATGA
- the STE23 gene encoding metalloendopeptidase (CAGL0H06457g~Ortholog(s) have metalloendopeptidase activity), translating to MLVAQSTLYRSVLPSGVRIALQFKKLTSYYYKKNYTTVANKSTMPYKDLKVQFLKPDLDDRQYRYIQLPNNLKALIIQDATTDKAAAALDVNIGAFQDPENLPGLAHFCEHLLFMGSEKFPDENEYSSYLSKHGGSSNAYTGSQNTNYFFEVNADHLHGALDRFSGFFSCPLFNQNSTDKEINAVDSENKKNLQNDIWRMYQLDKSLSNQDHPYHKFSTGNLETLGDKPKAAGLDIREELLKFYNENYSANLMKLCILGKEDLDTLSEWAWELFKDVKNSDRALPVYDAPILKENDLKKIIKVKPVKDLRKLDISFVVPDYEKKWEAKISHIFSHLIGHEGSGSLLAHLKSLGWANELGAGGHTVSDGNAFFNVDIELTNEGLKHYKDIVVLIFQYLEMLKTSLPQEWIFKELQDISNATFKFKQKGSASQTVSGLAKQLEKDYYFPVENILATNLLVKYEPELIKHFMKSFTPENSRITFISRSIVADSKEQWYGTEYSVEDYSPEFLKSIENPGLNPNLSVPRPNEFIATNFDVEKFDVKEPLNEPLLLKDDDVSKLWYKKDDRFWQPRGYIYVTLKLPNTHSSIISSMLTTLYVQMVNDALKDLQYDAACANINLSFVKTNQGLDITISGFNEKLLILLKRFVEGVQGFEPKKERFEVFKDKTVHHLKNQMMEVPYSQISGLYNSVVNERTWPTKEKLEVAEKLKFEQLDNFVRAIYDGMYYESFVHGNLESKEAREVDSLVSTFLKKDDIKNIDVQSNRLRSYIIPKGKSYAYETDLYDENNVNSCIQHVVQLDVYNEKLSALSGLFAQMLHEPCFDILRTKEQLGYVVFSSSLNNHGTANIRILVQSEHTTPYLEWRIDEFYKTFGEKLRNMDEEDFNKHKEALCKTLLQKFKNMKEESLRYVAAIYLGDYNYLHRQKKADMVKDLTKEDMIAFFENYIESDDATKLVIHLKSKKATEKDESQLDTTKYPSGEKIEDVGQFRSQLYLAPLRQPTKKFEIHEEL from the coding sequence ATGCTAGTGGCACAAAGTACTCTATACAGAAGCGTGTTGCCATCCGGTGTTAGAATAGCTCTACAGTTCAAAAAGCTTACCTCTTActattacaaaaaaaattacacAACAGTTGCAAACAAATCGACTATGCCTTACAAAGACCTCAAAGTACAGTTCTTGAAACCTGACCTCGACGACAGACAGTACCGCTACATCCAACTGCCCAACAACTTGAAGGCTTTGATCATCCAGGATGCTACCACAGACAAAGCCGCCGCTGCCTTAGACGTCAACATCGGTGCTTTCCAGGACCCTGAGAACTTGCCTGGCCTGGCTCACTTCTGTGAACACTTGCTGTTCATGGGCTCTGAGAAGTTCCCTGACGAAAACGAGTACTCTAGCTACTTGAGCAAGCACGGTGGCTCCTCCAACGCGTACACAGGCTCGCAAAACACCAATTACTTCTTCGAAGTCAACGCCGACCATCTCCATGGCGCCCTTGATAGATTCTCCGGCTTCTTCAGTTGCCCTTTGTTCAACCAAAACTCCACCGATAAGGAGATAAACGCGGTCGATAGtgagaacaagaagaaccTGCAGAATGATATCTGGAGAATGTACCAATTGGATAAATCCTTGTCCAACCAAGACCACCCTTACCACAAGTTCTCGACCGGTAACCTCGAAACCTTGGGCGATAAACCAAAGGCTGCCGGCTTGGATATAAGAGAAGAACTGCTCAAGTTTTACAACGAAAATTACTCCGCTAACCTGATGAAACTCTGTATCCTAGGTAAAGAAGACCTGGACACACTTTCTGAATGGGCCTGGGAACTTTTCAAAGACGTCAAGAACTCTGATCGTGCCTTGCCTGTGTATGACGCTCCtatcttgaaagaaaatgatttgaagaagatcatAAAAGTTAAGCCCGTCAAGGATTTGAGAAAGCTAGATATCTCGTTTGTGGTACCAGACtatgaaaagaaatgggAAGCTAAGATATCCCACATCTTTAGTCACTTAATAGGACACGAAGGTAGCGGCTCCCTGTTGGCACACTTAAAGTCCCTTGGATGGGCTAATGAACTCGGCGCTGGAGGCCACACCGTTTCTGATGGCAACGCCTTTTTCAACGTTGACATCGAACTTACAAACGAGGGTTTGAAGCATTACAAGGATATAGTGGTCTTgatatttcaatatctgGAAATGTTGAAGACTTCTCTACCTCAGGAATGGATTTTCAAAGAACTCCAAGACATCTCAAATGCCACTTTCAAGTTTAAACAAAAGGGTAGTGCTTCACAAACTGTGTCCGGTCTTGCGAAACAACTTGAAAAGGACTATTACTTCCCAGTGGAAAATATATTAGCCACTAACTTACTAGTCAAGTATGAACCAGAGCTGATTAAACATTTCATGAAATCATTCACACCTGAGAATTCTCGTATTACATTTATCTCTAGATCTATCGTGGCCGATTCGAAGGAACAGTGGTACGGTACCGAGTATAGCGTAGAAGATTATAGTCCTGAATTCCTAAAATCAATAGAAAACCCTGGTTTGAATCCAAACTTAAGCGTACCAAGACCTAACGAGTTCATTGCAACAAACTTTGATGTCGAGAAATTCGATGTAAAGGAACCACTGAATGAACCTCTTCTATtgaaagatgatgatgtgAGCAAGCTTTGGTACAAGAAGGACGATAGGTTTTGGCAACCAAGAGGTTATATTTATGTAACACTAAAGCTACCAAACACACATTCCAGTATCATCTCCAGTATGCTAACCACATTATATGTTCAAATGGTTAATGATGCACTCAAGGACCTACAATATGATGCAGCTTGTGCAAATATCAATCTATCATTTGTAAAGACCAACCAAGGTCTTGACATCACAATTTCTGGATTCAATGAAAAGCTACTAATTTTGTTGAAGAGATTTGTTGAAGGTGTCCAAGGCTTTGAACCAAAGAAGGAAAGGTTTGAGGTATTCAAGGACAAGACTGTTCACCACCTAAAGAATCAAATGATGGAAGTGCCATACAGCCAAATTTCTGGACTTTACAATAGCGTTGTTAATGAAAGAACATGGCCTACCAAAGAAAAGCTCGAAGTTGCTGAAAAGTTAAAGTTTGAGCAGCTAGACAACTTTGTCAGAGCTATATATGATGGTATGTACTATGAATCATTTGTTCATGGCAACCTGGAGTCCAAAGAAGCGAGGGAGGTAGATTCACTTGTTTCGACATTCCTAAAGAAAGACGATATCAAGAATATCGATGTTCAAAGCAATAGATTGAGATCTTACATTATTCCCAAGGGCAAATCATATGCGTATGAAACTGACCTttatgatgaaaataatgTCAATTCCTGTATACAGCATGTTGTTCAATTGGATGTCTACAACGAGAAGCTATCTGCGCTAAGTGGATTATTTGCACAAATGCTCCATGAACCatgttttgatattttgagaACTAAGGAACAATTAGGCTACGTTGTTTTCAGCTCTAGTTTGAACAACCATGGTACTGCTAACATTAGAATTCTTGTTCAGTCAGAACATACCACACCATACCTGGAATGGCGTATTGATGAGTTTTACAAGACATTTGGGGAGAAATTAAGAAATATGGACGAGGAAGACTTCAACAAACATAAAGAAGCTCTATGTAAAACGTTGTTGCAAAAGTTCAAGAACATGAAAGAAGAGAGTTTGAGATATGTAGCTGCCATTTATCTAGGCGACTACAATTATCTACATCGTCAAAAGAAAGCCGATATGGTTAAAGATTTAACTAAGGAAGACATGATTGCATTCTTTGAGAACTACATCGAAAGTGACGATGCAACCAAACTAGTAATCCACTTGAAGTCTAAAAAGGCTACCGAAAAGGACGAATCCCAACTTGACACCACCAAGTATCCATCAGGTGAAAAGATAGAAGATGTCGGTCAATTCAGGTCACAACTATACTTGGCACCTCTACGCCAACCAAccaagaaatttgaaattcatgAAGAATTGTGA
- the REH1 gene encoding Reh1p (CAGL0H06479g~Ortholog(s) have role in ribosomal large subunit biogenesis and cytoplasm, cytosolic large ribosomal subunit, preribosome, large subunit precursor localization), which yields MSSTFTCNSCDIQFQTSDSQRYHMKTEWHRYNLKRRVANLPHISASMFAEKVQMSEREKREHMVDEFGFEILKAPDHGRKHKKRGSAAKPTSKEDKSEVPSNNIKSSANALHRTISPTESVASEMSALTTGSEYNTTDFGEDTASEYGFTSDSNYDYGSTTDESSDEEDHKLSVKHNHDDFKTTTCIYCGVENKEVERNIRHMFKSHGLYIPERSYLIDLDGLLKFLINHILVENKCMCCNYQGSSVESIRAHMDSKRHCKLPYETREERAVVGEFYDFSSLYSDEENEESENADDVEEAAGDSNGINSNYTVATIDDSGAELTLPTGVRLGHREGQRYYRQNLPLPPNHGESRRTVTAADRRMISGVTEKQYKKGMKKMQLLEQKAASEQIRKEVKRVNFQPHFRDPLLQ from the coding sequence ATGAGTTCAACTTTCACTTGCAACTCCTGTGACATACAATTCCAGACCAGTGATTCCCAGCGGTATCACATGAAGACAGAATGGCACCGTTACAATCTGAAGAGACGTGTAGCGAACTTGCCTCATATTTCAGCTAGTATGTTTGCTGAGAAAGTACAAATGTCTGAAAGAGAGAAGCGTGAGCATATGGTTGATGAGTTTGGatttgaaatattgaaaGCACCAGACCATGGCCGTAAGCACAAGAAAAGAGGGTCTGCTGCCAAACCAACATCCAAAGAAGACAAGTCTGAAGTGCCTTCCAACAATATTAAAAGTTCTGCCAATGCTCTACACAGAACTATTTCACCAACCGAGTCTGTTGCATCTGAGATGTCGGCATTAACAACTGGTAGTGAATATAACACCACTGATTTTGGTGAGGACACAGCATCTGAATATGGATTCACTAGTGATTCAAACTATGACTATGGATCCACCACAGATGAATctagtgatgaagaagatcacAAGCTGTCAGTGAAACATAACCATGATGATTTTAAAACTACCACTTGCATATATTGTGGTGTCGAGAATAAGGAAGTCGAAAGAAATATTAGACACATGTTCAAATCACACGGTTTATACATCCCTGAAAGAAGTTATTTGATTGACCTAGATGGcttattgaaatttttgataaatcaTATCCTAGTGGAGAACAAATGCATGTGTTGCAATTATCAAGGCTCCTCAGTTGAAAGTATTCGAGCACATATGGACTCCAAGCGTCATTGTAAATTACCATATGAAACTAGAGAAGAGCGTGCTGTAGTAGGTGAATTCTACGATTTCTCATCTCTATATAgcgatgaagaaaatgaggAAAGCGAGAATGCCGATGACGTCGAAGAGGCAGCAGGAGACAGCAATGGAATTAACTCAAATTACACAGTTGCCACAATCGATGATTCCGGTGCGGAGCTTACATTACCTACAGGTGTCAGGCTTGGGCATAGAGAGGGGCAGAGATACTACAGACAGAACTTACCATTGCCACCAAACCATGGGGAAAGTAGGAGAACAGTCACTGCAGCTGACCGCAGAATGATAAGTGGTGTTACTGAAAAGCAGTACAAGAAGGgaatgaagaaaatgcaaTTGCTGGAGCAAAAGGCTGCCAGCGAGCAAATTAGAAAAGAGGTCAAGAGAGTTAACTTTCAGCCTCATTTCAGGGATCCACTATTGCAATGA